In a genomic window of Streptomyces pristinaespiralis:
- a CDS encoding MerR family transcriptional regulator, with protein sequence MEELAEKAGITVRTLRFYRERGLIPPPRREGRIAWYDEQHLARLRTIAALLERGHTLNGIADLATAFESGRDVGEVLGLGEPSEETPVRLTPEALADYFEGQVTPENLATALELGYLATDGEEIVHISRRLLDVSAALVREGVPLSVVLEAGRRVRSHAEELAELFVDVLTTHSADGQVDRLRPLAKSVVEAELSMAMDRRLRRTPPA encoded by the coding sequence ATGGAGGAATTGGCCGAGAAGGCCGGGATCACGGTGCGCACCCTGCGCTTCTACCGCGAGCGGGGGCTGATACCGCCGCCCCGCCGGGAGGGCAGGATCGCCTGGTACGACGAGCAGCACCTCGCGAGGCTCCGCACGATCGCCGCCCTCCTGGAGCGAGGCCACACCCTCAACGGCATCGCCGACCTGGCCACGGCCTTCGAGAGCGGACGGGACGTGGGCGAGGTCCTCGGCCTCGGCGAACCGTCCGAGGAGACGCCCGTGCGTCTTACCCCCGAAGCGCTCGCCGACTACTTCGAGGGGCAGGTCACCCCGGAGAACCTGGCCACCGCGCTGGAGCTCGGCTACCTGGCGACGGACGGCGAGGAGATCGTCCACATCAGCCGCCGGCTGCTGGACGTCTCGGCCGCGCTGGTGCGCGAGGGCGTGCCCCTGTCGGTGGTGCTGGAGGCCGGCCGCCGGGTCCGCTCCCACGCGGAGGAACTCGCCGAGTTGTTCGTCGACGTCCTCACCACCCACAGCGCCGACGGGCAGGTGGACAGGCTCCGCCCGCTCGCGAAGAGCGTCGTGGAGGCCGAGCTGTCCATGGCCATGGACCGCCGCCTGCGCAGGACGCCTCCGGCCTGA
- a CDS encoding S41 family peptidase, with product MSDDAAYLRYPHLYGDLLCFAAEDDLWIAPLVPEGKQPDRAWRLTVDRTRVGHPRFSPDGRHIAYTNWRSLDPEIHLAPVDGGPARRLSYWGSTDTRVCGWTPDGQILAVSSHGQPFSYFSWAYSIPTDGSPGGRLPWGPVSDIAVTDESERPSQAGGTGCERRTLLLTGKPPHEPAAWKRYRGGATGRLWLHGEQLLPDLDGHLDCPMFIHGDGAARWSEDDGRVAFLSDHEGVGNLYSCRPDGTGLLRHTDHDAFYARHAASDGHRVVYQCGGDLWIVDDLTTPDSVPRKLEVRLGGPRAGRRTYQVPAAGHVGAISVDETGRASAVNVRGSLYWLTHRDGPARTIADTPGVRVRLPVMLGSGGQVAYVTDADGEDAVEIAYLPRATGDREPRRLASGRLGRVLEMAADSEGERIAIASHDGRLLLIDATEDSAGEVTELVRSVNGPVRDLSFSPDGHWLTWSHPGIGRSLRQIRMARIADRTIVDVTNGRFEDENPVFTRDGRYLAFLSWRGFDPVYDVHTGDLSFPLGCRPYLVPLSSATPSPFALTPEGRPAAGGLDPLEESPDSAVLVEIEGLENRVTPFPVAASKYSALHAVAGGGLVWLRWPISGALGETFVNPADTSGRPTLEHFDISKARRTELVGHLDWFAVSGDGTRLVVVDEGDLRAVPATETGDLDSTVYLDMRRILHEVDPVAEWRQAYAEAGRIIRGYFWEPDMCGIDWDGVLEQYRPLVERVASPDEFADLMREVLGELGTSHAYVTGARRNEGPPHYQRAMGLLGANLVCRDGKWVVKRILPGDSSDSKARSPLAGTGIREGAALTHVDGRPVDPVAGPYPMLSAAGGTTVELTFLPAEAEGASPPRRVAVVPLIDERPLRYQDWVAKRRAVVREASGGKCGYLHIPDMGGSGWAQFNRDVRMEVSRPALIVDVRGNAGGHISELVIEKLTRKILGWDLTRNAEPVSYTSNAPRGPVVAIADEATSSDGDMITAAFKLLGLGPVVGTRTWGGVVGMTGRHRLGDGTVITVPMNAAWFDAYGWSIENHGVEPDVYALRTPLDWAEGRHVGLDDAIRLALDMLKAAPAAVPPDYSEVPDLRRPPLPPR from the coding sequence GTGAGTGACGACGCCGCGTATCTCCGCTACCCGCATCTGTACGGCGACCTTCTGTGCTTCGCCGCCGAGGACGACCTGTGGATCGCGCCGCTGGTCCCGGAGGGGAAACAGCCCGACCGGGCATGGCGGCTGACCGTCGACCGCACCCGGGTCGGACACCCCCGCTTCTCGCCCGACGGCCGCCACATCGCCTACACGAACTGGCGCAGCCTCGACCCGGAGATCCATCTCGCGCCCGTCGACGGCGGCCCCGCGCGCAGGCTGAGCTACTGGGGCTCGACCGACACCCGGGTCTGCGGCTGGACCCCCGACGGACAAATCCTCGCCGTCTCCTCGCACGGCCAGCCCTTCTCGTACTTCTCCTGGGCCTACAGCATCCCGACCGACGGCTCCCCCGGTGGCCGGCTCCCGTGGGGACCCGTCTCCGACATCGCCGTCACCGACGAGTCCGAGCGCCCCTCCCAGGCCGGCGGGACCGGCTGCGAGCGGCGCACCCTGCTGCTCACCGGCAAGCCGCCGCACGAACCCGCGGCATGGAAGCGCTACCGCGGCGGCGCGACGGGCCGGCTGTGGTTGCACGGCGAGCAACTGCTCCCCGACCTGGACGGGCACCTCGACTGCCCCATGTTCATCCACGGCGACGGCGCCGCCCGGTGGTCGGAGGACGACGGCAGGGTCGCGTTCCTCTCCGACCACGAGGGCGTGGGCAACCTCTACTCCTGCCGCCCCGACGGGACGGGACTGCTGCGCCACACCGACCACGACGCCTTCTACGCCCGGCACGCGGCGAGCGACGGCCACCGGGTCGTGTACCAGTGCGGCGGCGACCTGTGGATCGTCGACGACCTGACCACACCCGACTCGGTGCCGCGCAAGCTGGAGGTACGGCTCGGCGGGCCGCGGGCCGGCCGACGCACCTACCAGGTGCCGGCGGCCGGCCATGTGGGCGCGATCTCGGTCGACGAGACGGGGCGGGCCAGCGCCGTCAACGTGCGCGGCAGTCTGTACTGGCTCACCCACCGCGACGGCCCCGCCCGCACCATCGCGGACACCCCCGGCGTGCGGGTACGGCTGCCGGTGATGCTGGGCAGCGGCGGGCAGGTCGCCTACGTGACGGACGCGGACGGCGAGGACGCCGTCGAGATCGCGTACCTGCCGCGCGCGACCGGCGACCGGGAGCCGCGCCGGCTCGCGTCGGGGCGGCTGGGGCGGGTGCTGGAAATGGCCGCCGACAGTGAGGGCGAACGGATCGCCATCGCCTCCCACGACGGCCGGCTGCTCCTGATCGACGCCACGGAGGACTCCGCGGGCGAGGTCACCGAACTGGTCCGCTCCGTCAACGGGCCCGTGCGTGACCTGTCGTTCTCCCCCGACGGGCACTGGCTGACCTGGTCGCACCCCGGCATCGGACGCTCGCTGCGGCAGATCAGGATGGCCCGGATCGCCGACCGTACGATCGTCGACGTCACCAACGGCCGTTTCGAGGACGAGAATCCGGTCTTCACGCGCGACGGCCGCTATCTCGCCTTCCTCTCCTGGCGCGGCTTCGACCCGGTCTACGACGTGCACACCGGCGACCTGTCCTTCCCGCTCGGCTGCCGCCCCTATCTGGTGCCGCTCTCCTCCGCGACGCCCTCGCCCTTCGCTCTCACACCGGAGGGCCGGCCGGCCGCCGGCGGGCTCGACCCGCTGGAGGAGTCGCCCGACAGCGCGGTGCTCGTCGAGATCGAGGGCCTGGAGAACCGGGTCACGCCGTTCCCGGTCGCCGCCTCCAAGTACTCGGCCCTGCACGCGGTCGCCGGCGGCGGCCTCGTCTGGCTGCGCTGGCCCATCTCCGGCGCGCTGGGCGAGACGTTCGTCAACCCGGCCGACACCTCCGGCAGGCCCACGCTGGAGCACTTCGACATCTCCAAGGCGCGCAGGACCGAACTGGTCGGTCACCTCGACTGGTTCGCGGTGAGCGGCGACGGCACCCGGCTCGTCGTCGTCGACGAGGGCGACCTGCGTGCCGTGCCCGCCACGGAGACCGGCGACCTCGACTCCACCGTCTACCTAGACATGCGCCGCATCCTGCACGAGGTGGACCCGGTGGCCGAATGGCGCCAGGCCTACGCGGAGGCCGGCCGCATCATCCGCGGCTACTTCTGGGAACCGGACATGTGCGGGATCGACTGGGACGGGGTGCTGGAGCAGTACCGGCCGCTGGTCGAACGGGTCGCCTCCCCCGACGAGTTCGCCGACCTGATGCGCGAGGTCCTCGGCGAACTGGGCACCTCCCACGCCTATGTCACCGGGGCACGGCGCAACGAAGGACCGCCGCACTACCAGCGGGCCATGGGCCTGCTGGGCGCCAATCTCGTCTGCCGGGACGGGAAGTGGGTGGTCAAGCGCATCCTGCCGGGCGACTCCTCGGACTCCAAGGCCCGCTCCCCGCTGGCCGGCACGGGCATCAGGGAGGGCGCGGCCCTCACCCACGTGGACGGCCGCCCTGTCGACCCGGTGGCGGGGCCGTACCCGATGCTCTCCGCGGCGGGCGGAACCACGGTCGAGCTGACGTTCCTGCCCGCGGAAGCGGAGGGCGCAAGCCCTCCGCGCCGGGTCGCGGTCGTCCCGCTGATCGACGAGCGGCCGCTGCGCTACCAGGACTGGGTGGCCAAACGGCGCGCGGTGGTACGGGAGGCCAGCGGCGGCAAGTGCGGTTACCTGCACATCCCCGACATGGGCGGGTCGGGCTGGGCGCAGTTCAACCGCGACGTCCGCATGGAGGTCTCCCGGCCGGCGCTCATCGTGGACGTCCGCGGCAACGCGGGCGGCCACATCAGCGAGCTGGTCATCGAGAAGCTGACCCGCAAGATCCTGGGCTGGGACCTCACCCGCAACGCCGAGCCGGTCTCGTACACCTCCAACGCGCCGCGCGGGCCGGTCGTCGCGATCGCTGACGAGGCGACCAGTTCGGACGGGGACATGATCACGGCGGCGTTCAAACTGCTGGGCCTCGGCCCGGTGGTGGGCACCCGCACCTGGGGCGGTGTGGTCGGCATGACGGGCCGTCACCGGCTGGGCGACGGCACGGTGATCACCGTCCCGATGAACGCGGCGTGGTTCGACGCCTACGGCTGGTCGATCGAGAACCACGGCGTCGAACCGGACGTGTACGCCCTGCGGACACCACTGGACTGGGCGGAGGGGCGCCATGTGGGTCTCGACGACGCGATCCGGCTGGCCCTGGACATGCTCAAGGCGGCCCCGGCCGCCGTGCCCCCGGACTACTCCGAGGTCCCCGACCTGCGCCGGCCGCCGCTGCCGCCACGCTGA